CGGCACCCGGCGCCACCGGTCGGCTGCCCAAAATTCTTCCGATTTCGCGTAATGGATCGGCGGGCCGCGCGTCAGCGCGCCCGCTGGACGCCACCCGGGACCTCGTACGAGGCTCGGGCCGACCTGCAGGTTTCCTACGCGGAGGAGCGGCTGATGCCGGCACCCGGGACAGCGCTGGCGAAGCTCGGCTTCCTGACCATCGGCCTGTTCGACGCCGCCGACCCGGCTGCCGGGCACGAGACCACGCTGCGGGTCATCGAGCTGGGCGAGCGGCTCGGCTTCGACAGCGCCTGGGTCCGGCACCGGCACCTGCAGTACGGCATCTCCTCCCCGGTCGCCGTGCTGGCCGCCGCGACCCAGCGCACCCGCCGGATCGAGCTCGGCACCGCGGTGATCCCGCTGGGCTGGGAGAACCCGCTGCGGCTGGCCGAGGACCTCGCCACCGTCGACCTCCTCTCCGGCGGCCGGCTCAACCCGGGCGTGAGCGTGGGGCCGCCGATGCACTGGGACGACGTGAAGGCGTCGCTCTACCCGGACACCGCCGGCGTCGAGGACTTCAGCTACGAGCGGGTGTTGCGGCTGCTGCGGTTCGTCGCCGGCGAGACGGCGAGCGGGTTCTCCGGCACCCGGGGAATCGAGGAGTTCTCCGACCGGGTCCAGCCGCACTCGCCCGGCCTGCGCGGCCGGCTCTGGTACGGCGGTGCCAGCCTCCGCTCGGCCACCTGGGCCGGCGAGCACGGCATGAACTTCCTCACCAGCAGCGTCGTCCGGGCGGAGGAATCCGAGGACTTCGCGGGGATCCAGCGTTCGCACGTGCGGGCGTTCCGGGCCGCCCATCCCGACGGGGACAAGGCCCGGGTCTCGCAGGGCCTGGTCGTCATCCCGACCGACAGCGCGACCGCCGAGCAGAAGGCCAAGTACGCGGCGTACGTGGCGGGCCGGACGCCCCGGACCGCGACCCCGCAGGGCCCGGGCCGGATGATGTTCGCCCGCGACCTGGTCGGCAGCTCGGCCGAGATCGCCGAGGCCCTGTACGGCCACGCCGGTTTCCGCGAGGTCACCGAGGTCGCGTTCGCGCTTCCGTTCAGCTTCGCCGAGGAGGACTACGTGCAGATCCTCACCGACATCGCCACCCACCTCGGCCCCGCGCTGGGCTGGATTCCTCAGCCCTCGACAAAGGAATGACCATAGTTAGGTAATACCATCGGTGCGATGATCGACGGCTGCCGCCACCGGAGCTAGCGTGCAGGCGCGGGGGGCGTACCGGGTAGGAGCCGTATGCATTCCTCGACCGCGCACGCGCCGCGAACCCTCACCGTCGGAACGCTGATCGCCTCCTGTTACGCGGTGATGGTCGGCCAGATCGGCATCGCGATCCCGGCGACGCTCAACGGCCTGTTCCAGGAGCACTTCCATCCCGTCGGCTCCCAGCTGACCTGGATCTCGGACGCGTTCCTGCTGCCGGTCGTCGTGCTGGAGCTGACCTTCGGCGTGCTCGGCGACCTCTACGGCCGCAAGCGCCTGCTGGTCGGCGGGGGCTGCCTGCTGCTGGTCGGCGAGGCCGTCGCAGCCTCGGCCCCGAACGTGCAGACGCTCTGGGTCGGGCAGGCCCTGGCCGGTCTCGGCGCGGGCGCGCTGTTCCCGACCTCGCTGGCGATGGTCGCGGCCGGTACGCACACCCCGCGCGACCGGTCCCGGGCCATCGCGGTCTGGGCCGGGTTCCTGTCCGCCGGCGGCTTCATCGCGCCGGTCCTCGGCGGCATCACCGGCAACTACGGCTCCTGGCGCTGGTCGTTCGTCGTGGTCGCGATCCTGGCCGCGGTCTCGGTCGGGCTCAGCCTGCTGCTGGCCCGCGACTCCAGCGCGCCGGCCGGCCGGTCGCTGGACTGGGGCGGCCAGATCACCCTCGCCGTCGGCCTCATCGTCCTGCTGTACGCGGTGATCCAGGGCCCGACCGACGGCTGGGGCGACCCGCGGATCGTGCTCGGCTTCGTCGTCGCCGCGCTCTTCCTGGGTTTGTTCGTCGGCGCCGAGCTGCGGTCCCGCTCGCCGCTGCTGCGGCTGGACCTGTTCCGTACGCCGGCCTTCGCGGTGGCCTCGATCGTCGCGGTCATCGGCATGTTCGCGTTCCTCGGCACCGCCTACGCGGTGAG
Above is a genomic segment from Mycobacteriales bacterium containing:
- a CDS encoding LLM class flavin-dependent oxidoreductase; its protein translation is MPAPGTALAKLGFLTIGLFDAADPAAGHETTLRVIELGERLGFDSAWVRHRHLQYGISSPVAVLAAATQRTRRIELGTAVIPLGWENPLRLAEDLATVDLLSGGRLNPGVSVGPPMHWDDVKASLYPDTAGVEDFSYERVLRLLRFVAGETASGFSGTRGIEEFSDRVQPHSPGLRGRLWYGGASLRSATWAGEHGMNFLTSSVVRAEESEDFAGIQRSHVRAFRAAHPDGDKARVSQGLVVIPTDSATAEQKAKYAAYVAGRTPRTATPQGPGRMMFARDLVGSSAEIAEALYGHAGFREVTEVAFALPFSFAEEDYVQILTDIATHLGPALGWIPQPSTKE
- a CDS encoding MFS transporter; protein product: MHSSTAHAPRTLTVGTLIASCYAVMVGQIGIAIPATLNGLFQEHFHPVGSQLTWISDAFLLPVVVLELTFGVLGDLYGRKRLLVGGGCLLLVGEAVAASAPNVQTLWVGQALAGLGAGALFPTSLAMVAAGTHTPRDRSRAIAVWAGFLSAGGFIAPVLGGITGNYGSWRWSFVVVAILAAVSVGLSLLLARDSSAPAGRSLDWGGQITLAVGLIVLLYAVIQGPTDGWGDPRIVLGFVVAALFLGLFVGAELRSRSPLLRLDLFRTPAFAVASIVAVIGMFAFLGTAYAVSIRLGPIQHQSPLRTSVPFLLLQGPAFVLIPLISRLLERVNPRWLLGSGFAIMAIGQFLALRLDVDDLTLTSLVVPIGLVGIGFALAVSSITAASINTVPLHYAGMASATTNLLRDFGFTLGPAVVGAIALSRAAGSFGAKLPGANLPADQAAAAQAVAKAGGPLAVNGLLPGEPGSAAHEVAMSALGQGYEVGFAACGCAALVAAILTVLALRGRHRPAIEQESLVDDGARPVA